GTGCACCGCGGATCCGAAGGAGAATGCAAGTCGGCGGAGAAGCTGCGGTTCAAGACGCTCGAGGGCGCGGGTGACGGTCTCAGCAGCCTGCAGGTGTCGTGCGACGCATGCGGATCACGCCGCTCACTCGGAGAGCTGCGCCGCGATGCTCTGGCCAAGGACGGATTCAAGTGCACCGGCACGCAGCCGTGGGAGTACGAGTGGACCGGTTGTGGGAAGCCGCTCGACGCCCAGCAACGTGGGGCCACGAGCCTGCATTTCAGTGAGACCGTCAGCGCCATCGACATCCCACCGGTGCCGAGTCGGGCGTCGGAGAACGAGGACGCCATCCGCGGGCACGCGATGTTCGAAGGGCTTCGGGGAGCTCCGTCACCGGTACGCGACGTCATGATCACGCAGATGGTCGCAGACCTCGGCGTGCCGGCCGCTGAGATCGAGGCGCTGCTGGAGGTCGATGACTCGCCCGGCGAGCGCCGGGAGATCATGAGCACGCTCCAGGCTGACGAGTTCGAGGCATTCGTGGGCGCTGTGACGGGGAAGACTCCGACCGAGGACTTCGTCACGCGTGCGATCAAGTTGCACCCGAAGGGCATCGATGCGGTCGACGGCGTCGTCGCGCGAGTGAAGGACGTGGTGCTGATCGACCGCCTCCGCGACGTGCGCGCCGTGCGTGGCTTCCGCCGCTACTCGCCGGACGCTACGGCGGTCGCGGCGGTGCCCACGCAGTCCTTCGAGAAGACGTGGTTGCCGGCCGCCGAGGGATACGGCGAGGGCATCTTCATCCGATTCGATCCCCCGGCCGTCAAGAGATGGGCGGATCAGCCGGCAGTGCAGCAGTTGGCGGCCACGCTTCTCGATCATCAGAACCACTCTGTGCTGGGTCGGCGGCTTCATCTGGCTTCCGCCGAGTACGTGCTGCTCCACTCCTTCGCGCATCTGCTGATGCGCGAACTCGCGTTCACCAGCGGGTACACAGCCGCCTCGCTCAAGGAGCGCATCTACTGCGAGTCGGAGGGTGACTACGGCATCTTCATCTACACGACCACGTCGGACGTCGAGGGCACTCTTGGGGGACTTGTGAGGCAGGGTGAACCGGACCTCCTCGTCGAGGGCATCGTGGCGGCGCTCCAGCAGGCCGCGTGGTGCCCGAACGATCCGGTGTGCTCCGAATCCGAACCGCAGAGCATCGACGGCCTCAACCTGGCTGCATGCCACGCGTGCAGTCTTGCCCCCGAAACGTCGTGCGAGTCGTCGAACCTCCTACTCGACAGGACTTTCGTCGTCGGGGGCGGAAACGTGACCGGGTTCTTCGGTCCCGTTCTCGACACCCTTCTCGGGCAACGGGTCGGGTGACCTCCGTCGCACTTCCCTGACGATCCGGGCGGCCACGTCATGTGCGTCCGTCCGGATCTCATGCTCCCAGATGCGCACGACCGACCAACCTCGTTCGCTGAGGACACGGGTGGTGTCGGCATCGCGAGCTCGATTCGCCGTGACCTTGTCAGACCAGAACGTCGCGTTCGATTTCGGAGACTGATGGTGATCAGGACACCCGTGCCAGAAGCAGCCGTCAAGGAACACAGCGACCCGAGCCCGTCGGAACAGAAGGTCGGCGGTGCGGCGCAGGTCTCGCTCAGGACGAGCGCTGACGCGATATCGGAGACCGGACCGATGGACGAGGCGTCGTACGAGCATCTCCGGTCCCGTATCGCGTCCACGGTTAGCGCGCATGCTCGCTCTCGCTCCCGGACTGCTCGCCCACGAATCGGATCCCGCGGATGCCGGCGACGTCTCCATCCGTCAATACTGCAACGTCGTAGGATCAGATCGACCCGTTCTGCACTGCGGGTCTCGAACGCCCGGGAGGCACCGTTGGGGAACGCCATCACCGTCCTCGACCTATTCGCCGGCGCAGGTGGCCTCACGCAGGGGATGCACGAGGCATCGTCGAGATTCGATGTCGTGCGTGCTGTCGAGAAGGACCGAGACGCGGCCGCGACCTTCGCGCTCAACCATGGGGAGGGCATCACCTTCCAGGGGGGGATCGAGGATTGGCTGCAGGATGAAGTGGTGCCGTCGGTCGACATCGTCGTCGGCGGGCCGCCGTGTCAGGGCTTCTCGACGCTGGGGAA
This genomic stretch from Microbacterium sp. Nx66 harbors:
- the drmB gene encoding DUF1998 domain-containing protein codes for the protein MAESTVKTIRASETVAPYGPGAIVDILGQSFMVPTGDRWPSPKVRERVESDRLADALHVQELWAAPTTHEPEKGSVPGLELVRFPGWLFCQVCRRLIKWSASLETGGVPHCTQVSCDGRLVPMRFVLVCTENSHLSDVPWADWVHRGSEGECKSAEKLRFKTLEGAGDGLSSLQVSCDACGSRRSLGELRRDALAKDGFKCTGTQPWEYEWTGCGKPLDAQQRGATSLHFSETVSAIDIPPVPSRASENEDAIRGHAMFEGLRGAPSPVRDVMITQMVADLGVPAAEIEALLEVDDSPGERREIMSTLQADEFEAFVGAVTGKTPTEDFVTRAIKLHPKGIDAVDGVVARVKDVVLIDRLRDVRAVRGFRRYSPDATAVAAVPTQSFEKTWLPAAEGYGEGIFIRFDPPAVKRWADQPAVQQLAATLLDHQNHSVLGRRLHLASAEYVLLHSFAHLLMRELAFTSGYTAASLKERIYCESEGDYGIFIYTTTSDVEGTLGGLVRQGEPDLLVEGIVAALQQAAWCPNDPVCSESEPQSIDGLNLAACHACSLAPETSCESSNLLLDRTFVVGGGNVTGFFGPVLDTLLGQRVG
- a CDS encoding very short patch repair endonuclease, whose translation is METSPASAGSDSWASSPGARASMRANRGRDTGPEMLVRRLVHRSGLRYRVSARPERDLRRTADLLFRRARVAVFLDGCFWHGCPDHHQSPKSNATFWSDKVTANRARDADTTRVLSERGWSVVRIWEHEIRTDAHDVAARIVREVRRRSPDPLPEKGVENGTEEPGHVSAPDDESPVE